The following coding sequences are from one Portunus trituberculatus isolate SZX2019 chromosome 6, ASM1759143v1, whole genome shotgun sequence window:
- the LOC123517594 gene encoding uncharacterized protein LOC123517594 translates to MQDYRRFVSRVSTRLRRALALQPYDSVSNFLMFAEEYKASEFSSLQDFYRYYDPPLVSGRYTCVGLAADLASRLADLEGHYPGFKDSIYQVSCEEEVTEEEVADIVSMEEPSPSASFKEHVLLCVRIRVEGRAGVILLDPGYHVPCPVTVMEDGLAPHSGPVETATARADVQRIYTYHFPSNSSSYVIWEVEERRGGKSKWTRSLVHVSRPYLSGVDVTERRNLAYTFKTLLGRDAAGKFNAGFYFVIKPSSSPSSTAISFFRKVNGEMKHVKKSLAYFLQNEEKEEIDEEVEEAVLAVENGVGRARGDVRSTLITLANLLQDKGFLADLLELNGALETLGEP, encoded by the exons ATGCAGGATTACCGAAGGTTTGTAAGCCGGGTGTCCACTCGCCTCCGCCGCGCCCTGGCCCTGCAGCCCTACGACTCCGTGTCCAACTTTCTCAT GTTTGCAGAAGAGTACAAGGCCTCAGAGTTCTCCAGCTTGCAAGACTTCTACCGCTACTATGACCCGCCACTCGTGTCAGGACGGTATACTTGTGTGGGTCTGGCGGCCGACCTTGCTTCCCGCCTCGCTGACCTTGAAGGTCACTACCCCGGCTTCAAGGATTCAATCTATCAG GTGTCatgcgaggaggaggtgacggaggaggaggtagcagaCATCGTATCCATGGAAGAGCCAAGTCCTTCCGCCTCCTTCAAAGAACACGTGTTGCTATGCGTGCGTATCCGCGTGGAAGGGCGCGCGGGTGTCATTCTCTTGGATCCTGGTTACCATGTGCCTTGTCCAGTAACGGTCATGGAGGACGGGTTGGCGCCTCACTCCGGCCCTGTTGAAACCGCCACAGCCCGCGCAGATGTCCAAAGAATCTATACCTATCATTTCCCTTCTAATTCTTCCTCCTACGTCAtctgggaggtggaggagagaagaggtggaaagaGTAAGTGGACGAGGAGTCTTGTGCACGTCTCTCGCCCTTATCTCTCCGGTGTGGATGTGACCGAAAGGCGTAACTTGGCCTATACGTTCAAGACTCTGTTAGGCCGTGATGCTGCAGGGAAGTTTAACGCTGGTTTCTACTTCGTCATTAAAccgtcatcgtcaccatcatccaCCGCCATCTCCTTCTTCCGCAAAGTCAACGGTGAGATGAAACACGTGAAGAAATCTTTGGCCTATTTCCTCcagaacgaagagaaggaagagatagatgaggaggtagaggaagcgGTATTGGCGGTGGAAAACGGAGTAGGGAGAGCAAGAGGTGACGTCCGCTCAACCCTCATTACGCTGGCCAACCTTCTGCAAGACAAAGGCTTCCTGGCTGACTTACTTGAGCTAAATGGGGCTCTGGAAACCTTAGGGGAGCCGTAA
- the LOC123516994 gene encoding zinc finger protein 2-like, protein MNATENGRPCFNAFDFASHLQGGFGKHLGRHSRAPCLHSCLSTDAARRENCAATQEMDHPVLELLRTPAGLVGVVRAVVEAVRLSSNMNTQQQQQQQCVSGVTVWCDGNAYVVTDSFGQTEQSKFECQQCTRSFKSKNGLKIHLQTHTNVRNYECLECGKRFAQKSHLTAHAFTHNGVKNYECPECFRKFAKRSNLTKHTRTHTGTKNYPCLQCGKRFTDKSNLNTHTLIHSGVRNYECEECGKRFTTNAYLTKHAFRHSGLREFKCDVCEKCFKTKEDIARHVRIHL, encoded by the exons ATGAATGCCACGGAGAACGGGCGACCTTGTTTCAATGCCTTCGACTTCGCCTCTCACCTGCAAGGAGGCTTTGGCAAACACCTGGGACGACATTCTCGTGCCCCCTGCCTCCATAGCTGCCTGTCAACCGACGCTGCACGTCGGGAAAACTGTGCTGCCACCCAGGAAATGGATCATCCCGTCTTGGAACTCTTG AGGACTCCTGCAGGGCTGGTGGGTGTGGTACGTGCTGTGGTGGAGGCTGTAAGGCTGAGCAGCAATATGAAtacccagcagcagcagcagcagcagtgtgtctcTGGGGTAACGGTCTGGTGTGATGGCAATGCTTACGTAGTGACAGACAGTTTTGGCCAAACAGAACAGAGCAAGTTTGAGTGCCAGCAGTGTACTAGGAGTTTCAAATCCAAAAACGGATTAAAGATCCACCTTCAGACTCACACAAATGTTCGAAATTACGAGTGTCTAGAATGTGGAAAGAGATTTGCCCAAAAGTCTCATCTCACCGCCCACGCCTTTACGCATAATGGTGTTAAAAATTATGAATGTCCAGAATGTTTCAGGAAATTTGCCAAAAGATCTAACCtcactaaacacacacgcactcacactgGCACAAAGAACTACCCATGTCTGCAGTGTGGCAAGAGATTTACTGATAAATCcaacctcaacacacacaccttaatccacagtggtgttaggaattacgAATGTGAGGAGTGTGGTAAAAGATTCACAACCAATGCTTATCTCACTAAGCACGCCTTCAGACACTCCGGCTTGAGGGAGTTCAAGTGTGACGTTTGCGAGAAGTGtttcaagacaaaagaagacattGCTAGGCACGTCAGGATACACTTATGA